A stretch of DNA from Trichomycterus rosablanca isolate fTriRos1 chromosome 1, fTriRos1.hap1, whole genome shotgun sequence:
tgttgggtccttgagcaaggcccttaaccctgtctgccatcaggggtgccgtacgatggctgggatatgcgaaaaaagaatttcattgtaatgtacatctgtaaatgtatagatgacaaataaagtatatcttctatctTCTTAAGAATAAAGCTTAAGAATAAAGCTACCATCCACCACTATGCTAAGTATTTATAGTAAATAAGATTTTTTTGTCGTTAAAGCAGCGTTTGTTTACTGGAAAATTCACACAACTCTTTTGAGACtttgaaaaaaattaaaatagaaaCGTTTTCCTTAATAGTCTCAGACTTCGGGCCTTCATTATATGTACTCTGAATTCCATGAAGTCAGCcttctctttttttctattttatttatgcattttctccccaatttagcgtagtcaatttgtcttccactgctgggggatccccagttgcagtcgaggtgggtaaaTTGCTGGAactctttttcacctatgcactctctatctgccagtcagggtccttacatagtccggtcatcccgccctagcagagtcgtgtctgctgcaggcactgccaattatgcccgctagagttcagaatctcggtgctagcctttttttttattattattatttttgctcatACACAACATCATAAGGTGGCTGAATGGGCCAGGGGTGGGGTACTGCACAAGTCCCCCAAGTATTAGTAAGCTTGTTGATGCAGCATTTGCTGTTGTTATATTGATTTACCAAAGAAAGAGGAGATGCCATCCCTGTCATCTAGAGCTAATTATGCTTCCTTTAACTCCCAGACGGAGTTAAGCAGCACAGAGTCTGAAATGTTTTGCAGCTacgaataatacaaaaaaatacttTAGTGAATTCATGGTTTCCAGTGCCAATTTGTAGAATCCTTACTCTTGTGCATCCAATAAAGTACAATTTTCGGCTATGTCTAATGCCATCTCTTTCAGAATCACATTTCTGTCTGCAGTGCGTAGGAGAGACCTAAGATTAGACCAAAAAAACTTCTGCTTGTGATTATCCTTTGGCCACTCTAGGTATGTTTGTTGCTTTAGCAAGCTTCTAAGCTTTAAGAACTTCTTGGGCAGGGAGTCATTTGGAATGGGCTCCAACAGGATAAAAACCAGCGAGTCATCCTTTACACTGATAGCTCTGTGCTGAGCAAAGAAAAGCTCATAGGTACACCAGTCACTCTGTACAAAGTTATTTGACAGGACAAAAATGGTTTTGTAGCTGCTTTCAACACACTGAATAATATTGTCCACAATCCACTGACCAGGTACGAAATCTCGCTCATGGATGCAGATCGACAACCCTTCGCTCTCTAAAGTTGGAACTAGCTGAGAGCTCACCCAATCTGAGTCATTTTGGCTGTAGGAAATAAAAGCATGGTAATTAAACGTGTTGCTCATCAGTTTGGCTGCCCGCTTGCAACTCCGCCTTTTGACCCTTAGCCATACCCAGAGCATTTTAGTGTACCAAATGCCATCACAGGCATAGAAAGTTATGCCAAATGCACCTATGATGACAATGATTACTGGCAAAGCAACTGCTGCTTGGAGTCCTGGTCGGCAGGAAAACTTTGCCGGCTTGTACATCTTTAAGTACTTTCCAGCTTGTGATGGCGGAGAACTGCAGGTGTAATCTGTTGGCCAGTCAGGAAGAAGAACTTTATTCAGTGTGGTCACAAACCAAAAGGAGTCACAATCACAGACAAATGGATTATTCCCTGCTTTCAAAGTCTCCAGGCCAGACAGGCCGTCTAGCTCATCCTGGCTGATGGAGGTGATTGCATTCTGATCAACGTAGAGGGTTTGCAATGCAGGTAAATGAAGATCATAGGGTATGAAATGTATGCTGTTAAAGCTTAAATACAGATGTGTTAGTTTCGGGAACTGTAAAAGAACATCTTGAGTGACAGCACTGATGCCAGTTTTTGAAAGGTCAATCTTTTGGAAATGACGAGACAGGTATTGAAACACAGAATTGCCCAGGTTGTTGTGGCTAAGATTCAGTTCAGTAAGATGAGAAGGCCAGTAGCATGGCTCCCCAATTTGGATAGAATTGAAGCTTAAGTCCAGGGAAGTCAAGACCTTCATTTCATGGGTCTTCTTGGAAATATACGCCAGGTTATAAAAACGGTTTTTGCTTAGCGAAAGCTGTGTCAAAGTAGGAAACACGCCTTCATATGAGCATTTAAACCACCAGAAGCCAGTATCATCCAAAAGGTTGTTTGACAGGTCCAAAATTTGCAATGATGGAATAACTGAAATTAGATTGCATGGAAGAATGTTCATCCCACTGCCAGAGAACTTCATATAAGTAAGTTGAGAAATCAAGTCCATGCTCATGTTGACTTTGGGGTATTGGTATTGATAGTGGTTCACGCCATCAAAAACAACTGCTCGTATATTGGATGTATGTTTCTGACTGGGAAACTGAAACCCATAGGGAGTATCTTCATTGTATGTTATATTAAAGAATGCAATTTCCTCAACTGATGATTCCCAGATATTTAGCATTAGTTTGATCATGACTGAGCTGTTTATCCAAGTGTCCACAATGCTTAAATTAGTTAAGACCCGTAGTTGCTTAAGGCTCTCAAATGGATCACCTGAGATGGCACACTGATTTGGAAAGAGCTTGATGAGTCTGATTTTCTTTGTATCAGTTTGGTCAAGGTCTATCATCATGCTGTTGAAAATATTAAATTCAGTGCAAAATGTTACTCTCAGAGTCACCTCTTGTAATGATTTAAGTTGAGCAAAGGAACCATTTTCATAATTCTGTAACTCAGAACCAGCTCCAAAACTGAATTGTCTTAAATGTGTATTTTGAAGAGGTGCCAAATCATTAGCACTAACTGAATCTGCTTTTGTACTACCTATTGCAAATACAGTCAGATATGTAAAGTTACTGAAAAAGGCTGGAAGTTTATAGCTGGTATACTGATTTCCAGTGAGGTCAAGGATCCTCAATTGTGGCAAAGGCAAGTATGGTATATTGATGAGAGGGTTGTTG
This window harbors:
- the LOC134324267 gene encoding toll-like receptor 1; the protein is MPTTVWTIAVPFLLFLLVGSTALKNEDKNIQLCSSLKENSKNLSNRNLTRIPTDLPVDTENLDVSQNNISSLIHGDLYRLTKLCFFKISHCGLQFISSDAFSNNRQLKVLNISNNPLINIPYLPLPQLRILDLTGNQYTSYKLPAFFSNFTYLTVFAIGSTKADSVSANDLAPLQNTHLRQFSFGAGSELQNYENGSFAQLKSLQEVTLRVTFCTEFNIFNSMMIDLDQTDTKKIRLIKLFPNQCAISGDPFESLKQLRVLTNLSIVDTWINSSVMIKLMLNIWESSVEEIAFFNITYNEDTPYGFQFPSQKHTSNIRAVVFDGVNHYQYQYPKVNMSMDLISQLTYMKFSGSGMNILPCNLISVIPSLQILDLSNNLLDDTGFWWFKCSYEGVFPTLTQLSLSKNRFYNLAYISKKTHEMKVLTSLDLSFNSIQIGEPCYWPSHLTELNLSHNNLGNSVFQYLSRHFQKIDLSKTGISAVTQDVLLQFPKLTHLYLSFNSIHFIPYDLHLPALQTLYVDQNAITSISQDELDGLSGLETLKAGNNPFVCDCDSFWFVTTLNKVLLPDWPTDYTCSSPPSQAGKYLKMYKPAKFSCRPGLQAAVALPVIIVIIGAFGITFYACDGIWYTKMLWVWLRVKRRSCKRAAKLMSNTFNYHAFISYSQNDSDWVSSQLVPTLESEGLSICIHERDFVPGQWIVDNIIQCVESSYKTIFVLSNNFVQSDWCTYELFFAQHRAISVKDDSLVFILLEPIPNDSLPKKFLKLRSLLKQQTYLEWPKDNHKQKFFWSNLRSLLRTADRNVILKEMALDIAENCTLLDAQE